One Coffea arabica cultivar ET-39 chromosome 5e, Coffea Arabica ET-39 HiFi, whole genome shotgun sequence DNA segment encodes these proteins:
- the LOC113743718 gene encoding premnaspirodiene oxygenase-like, with protein sequence MEITFPALLVSVLCFFVLWKLTGLFIKSSERTDSPRKLPGPWKLPLIGSMHHLAGSLPHHALRDLAEKFGPIMHLQMGEISTVVISAPQEAKEVLKVHDIIFADRPEFLASKILGYDNLDIAFSPYGDYWKQMRKICLLELLSPKSVRSFGTLREDEASKVIRSIKSSNSPVNITDKAFTFTNDIVCRAAFGKSFAHQDRLITLINGAISASGGFDIADLFPSLKFLHSLSGLKPKLIKLHNEIDQMLETIISERKQKRANQSTPVGSQLEVEDLVDVLLRLKESGDFNIPISTDSVKAVIWDIFAAGTETSAATIDYAMAELIRNPGAMEKVQAELRQVLKGKETVQETELKELNYLKAVIKETLRLHPPLPLILPREGREPCKIGGYDIPVKTKVMINAWAIHRHPEVWPNPEKFKPERFLDSGSDSIGMNFEYIPFGGGRRICPGVSFGSAGVELLLAKLLYHFDWSLPNGTVSPETPDMTEVFGATARRKSSLILVATYHDPFA encoded by the exons ATGGAGATAACTTTTCCTGCTCTTCTTGTGAGCGTCCTCTGCTTTTTTGTTCTATGGAAGTTGACTGGGCTATTCATCAAAAGTTCCGAGAGGACTGATAGTCCCAGAAAACTCCCAGGGCCATGGAAGCTACCTCTGATTGGAAGTATGCACCATCTAGCTGGTTCTTTGCCACACCATGCTCTAAGAGACTTGGCTGAAAAATTTGGACCCATCATGCATCTGCAGATGGGAGAAATATCTACAGTGGTCATATCAGCACCACAGGAAGCAAAAGAAGTGCTGAaagttcatgacattatcttTGCAGACCGACCAGAATTTCTAGCTTCTAAGATACTTGGTTACGATAACTTGGATATCGCCTTTTCTCCTTACGGTGATTACTGGAAACAGATGCGAAAAATCTGTCTCCTAGAACTCCTCAGTCCCAAGAGCGTGCGGTCTTTTGGCACTCTCCGGGAGGATGAGGCCTCGAAGGTGATTAGATCCATCAAGTCTTCAAACTCACCAGTCAATATTACTGACAAAGCCTTCACTTTTACGAATGACATAGTCTGCAGAGCAGCTTTTGGAAAGAGCTTCGCGCACCAAGATCGTCTGATAACGCTGATAAATGGGGCAATTTCAGCAAGCGGAGGTTTTGATATAGCTGATTTGTTTCCTTCGCTAAAATTCCTTCATTCCCTGAGTGGTTTGAAGCCAAAACTGATAAAGCTGCATAACGAGATTGACCAGATGCTTGAAACCATAATCAGTGAGCGCAAACAGAAGCGAGCAAATCAATCAACCCCCGTTGGTTCTCAATTAGAAGTGGAAGATTTAGTTGATGTCCTATTAAGACTCAAGGAAAGTGGTGACTTCAATATTCCTATTTCAACAGACAGCGTCAAAGCTGTTATTTGG GACATTTTTGCGGCTGGGACTGAAACTTCTGCAGCCACAATAGACTACGCAATGGCAGAGCTGATTAGAAACCCAGGTGCGATGGAAAAGGTGCAAGCTGAGCTGAGACAGGTCCTCAAGGGGAAGGAAACAGTACAAGAGACAGAATTGAAGGAATTGAATTACCTAAAAGCAGTGATCAAAGAGACTCTGAGGCTGCACCCTCCTCTTCCACTGATACTTCCAAGAGAAGGCAGGGAGCCATGTAAGATTGGTGGTTACGATATTCCCGTCAAAACTAAAGTCATGATAAATGCCTGGGCAATTCATCGGCATCCTGAAGTTTGGCCTAACCCCGAAAAGTTTAAACCAGAGAGATTTCTTGACAGTGGCAGTGACTCAATAGGGATGAATTTCGAGTATATCCCATTTGGCGGCGGAAGAAGGATTTGCCCAGGAGTATCATTTGGTTCGGCAGGTGTTGAGCTTCTTCTTGCTAAGCTGCTCTACCATTTTGACTGGTCACTTCCCAATGGAACTGTAAGTCCTGAAACGCCAGACATGACCGAGGTCTTTGGTGCAACTGCAAGAAGAAAGAGCAGCTTGATTTTAGTTGCAACTTATCATGATCCATTTGCATAG